One Lentibacillus cibarius DNA window includes the following coding sequences:
- a CDS encoding sigma factor-like helix-turn-helix DNA-binding protein has product MLKERERQLLDDLYGLTKPRMTLKEAGIPHNIKQERVRQLRHRAEITIVRDLIKQFKELAK; this is encoded by the coding sequence ATTTTAAAGGAGCGGGAGCGACAGCTTTTAGACGATTTATACGGCTTAACAAAACCAAGAATGACCCTAAAAGAAGCGGGTATACCTCACAACATAAAACAGGAACGTGTCCGTCAATTACGTCATAGGGCAGAAATAACAATAGTGAGAGATTTGATTAAGCAATTTAAAGAGCTAGCAAAATAG
- a CDS encoding TIGR04104 family putative zinc finger protein, whose product MARCTNCNYKWKVKEILSLGFSKNGKNCPNCGHRQYISIGTQKLFTLGYLSLIFVPFLLFRIKLSDKDERLFE is encoded by the coding sequence ATGGCACGTTGTACTAACTGTAATTACAAGTGGAAAGTTAAAGAGATTTTGTCGCTCGGATTTTCAAAGAATGGGAAGAATTGTCCTAATTGTGGTCATAGACAATACATTTCGATTGGAACACAAAAATTATTTACACTAGGGTATTTAAGTCTTATATTTGTTCCCTTTCTGCTTTTTCGTATTAAATTAAGTGATAAGGATGAACGACTTTTTGAATAA
- a CDS encoding CD3337/EF1877 family mobilome membrane protein, protein MNKYWKRITKLILVFLILNIAMGTTQTVYAEDKNESSQEQLGALKDNGKSYYHLDAVPDDFNEEKSFADKVTDKFWFLDVKDKAGQKMNEFFNYLVNVAFDMNILMTNFMISSLDFAYNFNFINLIIDKLDSIMQQITGVTGIGNFSSNGIFGNLAKFVAVFTVIYAIFLMVWKRSMFSSFGTILQTVLALTIALLLFTNYSTFLSGLNQVTTQASSLILASDFNKQNQNGSQKVENAAPTNLNEESLKREMKDNLWTLFVDRPYLYMMYGETNLNNIGNNISKEEAINRINKILKNEPNSESRYKAISNEINKGNNYLLYDNISKRLSFTPLYLAINGITSLPVYFLALALLLFQFWFMLIAIFAPFALLFGAMPGQFNVVKRYFIELGLPLVLKIVVAFSALIIFAISELLYQADFTATQSGNPFMGYIAAALIHFVLFMLLFFLRKRIKNIFAAGSQGVQEIREGVGDFSNPLKKRTQGLATTYGAAIGGVATGGTGALAGANIGSSVGKMATGEGSVGDVAKSGMQAKRSKQLSSLEREDDSEAITGLDKLATHEKPSRKNVNANATVDKLDTPNTSGETGTDNQDNDQNDSMPSLNTNRSENAPIKEGGTISPVTEEKPEKNQSEASLETNKAHDQTKNMNEGVSESLSSSTSQSNTSVMNSDQLNVNQSNESFGGTTTGGNLGAKDTLFDKDSPKTIDHSTPETQQHGEPVNTQMSKQDDLANLASLEEHIPPVENEQQTDVNDYAELE, encoded by the coding sequence ATGAATAAATATTGGAAACGCATAACTAAGTTAATTTTAGTTTTTCTCATTTTAAATATTGCAATGGGAACTACGCAGACTGTTTATGCAGAAGATAAAAATGAGAGTAGTCAAGAGCAATTAGGAGCTTTAAAAGATAATGGTAAGTCTTATTATCACTTAGATGCGGTGCCGGATGATTTTAATGAAGAAAAAAGTTTTGCAGATAAAGTAACAGATAAATTCTGGTTCCTAGACGTGAAAGATAAAGCAGGACAGAAAATGAATGAGTTTTTCAACTATCTTGTCAATGTTGCTTTTGATATGAACATCCTAATGACCAATTTCATGATTTCTTCCTTGGATTTTGCATACAATTTTAACTTTATCAATTTAATTATTGATAAACTGGACAGTATCATGCAGCAAATCACCGGTGTTACTGGCATTGGTAACTTTTCATCAAATGGTATATTTGGAAACCTAGCAAAGTTCGTAGCTGTGTTCACAGTAATTTATGCTATATTTCTAATGGTTTGGAAGCGATCGATGTTTTCATCTTTTGGAACCATTTTACAAACAGTCTTAGCATTAACCATAGCATTATTGTTGTTTACCAACTACTCCACGTTTTTATCTGGGCTGAATCAGGTTACTACTCAAGCCAGTTCGTTGATACTAGCGAGTGATTTTAATAAACAAAACCAGAACGGCTCTCAAAAAGTTGAAAATGCTGCACCAACCAATCTCAATGAAGAAAGTCTGAAACGAGAAATGAAAGATAACCTCTGGACGTTGTTTGTGGACCGTCCATATTTATACATGATGTACGGAGAAACAAATTTAAACAATATAGGAAACAACATTAGTAAAGAGGAAGCAATTAATCGTATTAACAAGATCCTTAAAAATGAACCAAATTCAGAATCACGTTACAAAGCAATATCTAATGAGATTAATAAAGGTAATAACTATTTATTATATGACAACATAAGCAAACGGTTATCTTTCACACCACTGTATTTAGCGATAAACGGAATCACATCGCTTCCAGTATACTTTTTAGCATTGGCTTTGTTGCTGTTTCAATTCTGGTTTATGTTAATCGCTATATTTGCTCCATTTGCTCTTTTATTTGGAGCCATGCCCGGCCAATTTAATGTGGTTAAACGGTACTTTATTGAACTAGGATTGCCATTGGTATTAAAAATTGTGGTGGCATTTTCAGCACTGATCATATTTGCGATTTCTGAATTACTATATCAGGCTGATTTTACGGCAACTCAATCTGGTAATCCGTTTATGGGATATATAGCCGCAGCCTTAATTCACTTCGTTTTATTCATGCTGTTATTCTTTCTACGCAAACGTATTAAAAATATCTTTGCAGCTGGATCTCAAGGTGTCCAAGAAATACGAGAAGGCGTGGGTGATTTCAGCAATCCACTGAAGAAAAGAACGCAGGGATTAGCAACAACTTACGGTGCAGCCATTGGGGGGGTTGCTACAGGTGGAACAGGAGCATTAGCTGGTGCGAATATAGGAAGTTCCGTTGGAAAAATGGCCACAGGTGAAGGCAGTGTTGGCGATGTGGCTAAAAGTGGTATGCAGGCGAAACGCTCTAAGCAATTAAGTTCACTGGAAAGAGAGGATGATTCTGAAGCTATAACGGGATTAGATAAACTGGCAACACATGAAAAACCATCAAGGAAAAATGTGAACGCCAATGCAACGGTTGATAAATTAGATACTCCCAATACTAGTGGTGAAACGGGAACTGACAACCAGGACAATGACCAAAATGATTCAATGCCAAGTTTGAATACCAATAGAAGTGAAAATGCCCCGATCAAGGAAGGCGGTACCATTTCCCCAGTAACGGAAGAGAAACCAGAAAAGAACCAAAGTGAAGCATCACTAGAAACTAATAAGGCGCATGACCAAACAAAGAACATGAACGAGGGGGTATCGGAGTCGTTATCATCGAGTACAAGCCAGTCCAATACATCTGTCATGAATAGTGACCAACTAAATGTTAATCAATCAAATGAATCATTTGGTGGTACGACAACGGGAGGTAATTTAGGAGCTAAAGATACGCTGTTTGATAAAGATAGTCCAAAAACAATCGATCACTCAACACCAGAAACGCAGCAACATGGTGAGCCGGTTAATACGCAAATGTCCAAACAGGATGATTTAGCGAATTTGGCTTCACTGGAAGAACACATTCCTCCGGTGGAAAATGAACAACAAACGGATGTTAATGATTACGCAGAATTAGAATGA
- a CDS encoding TcpE family conjugal transfer membrane protein, which yields MKDEQNKRIPLYVLNNFLKFDRKIYQLFGLKLGRPIPFKGLLYLLAFSIGEIIWLVTPVLGQFIRWIPDGILILLPITMAWLLTDVGTEGRSPIYFFRSFLLYHVRQIGRKTYVHGRKIPKERTHIFHSYYTYGVKKHRFKPTKHRYKGFVTFK from the coding sequence ATGAAAGATGAACAAAATAAGCGCATCCCATTGTATGTATTAAATAACTTTTTAAAATTTGATCGTAAAATTTATCAGCTGTTTGGCCTGAAATTGGGCAGACCTATTCCTTTTAAAGGACTGCTTTATTTGCTTGCATTTAGCATAGGAGAAATTATTTGGTTGGTAACTCCGGTTTTAGGTCAATTCATTCGGTGGATCCCCGATGGCATTCTGATTCTGTTACCTATTACGATGGCCTGGTTATTAACAGATGTCGGAACAGAAGGGCGGTCCCCGATATATTTTTTCCGTTCCTTTTTGCTCTATCATGTGCGGCAGATAGGCCGAAAAACATACGTACATGGACGAAAAATACCCAAAGAACGAACGCATATTTTCCATAGTTATTATACCTATGGTGTTAAGAAACATCGTTTTAAACCAACAAAACATCGTTACAAAGGGTTTGTCACCTTTAAGTGA
- a CDS encoding replication-relaxation family protein, whose protein sequence is MLRHFGRTGELGRQNSPGPRTTKAGDKLAKPTKKQVIKRLQPLDVNILKTLYDYRILSTQQIQQHHNLTWRYAYKKISILRNTGYIISKPTKGYNAKQARQGNHHRISETGIACLRKQGYPVERRADDLRVRTYHVPYLLTTNDIFLRLQQAGWTIHDSRHVKRTFNLNRADNVQGIVTSPNGAAHVVYTFLHGISAKNLAKTAREMEMHRTDERTQAGERYFENYALFAKGQDSFIRVIDRLMDSRAMLQCNSLKVFPLGFGKSYVPLFADDQASLHQYVEQNENLTFKPAVKESNHPKGFHHMVQHNGEEKYFINLLDTDIVKINHVLAYRKDRYMRNGRKVLILTHAGLRPIHERLLKHIHHVEFLPIDQDFLNK, encoded by the coding sequence TTGTTGAGGCATTTCGGAAGGACTGGAGAACTGGGGAGACAAAACAGCCCTGGTCCACGAACAACAAAGGCAGGTGATAAATTGGCTAAACCAACCAAAAAACAGGTCATCAAACGACTGCAACCGTTGGATGTAAACATACTCAAAACCTTATACGACTATCGCATACTCAGCACCCAGCAGATACAACAGCACCATAACCTAACGTGGCGCTATGCTTATAAGAAAATAAGCATTCTGCGCAACACCGGCTACATCATCAGCAAGCCAACCAAAGGCTACAATGCCAAACAGGCCAGACAGGGCAATCACCACCGCATCAGCGAGACTGGCATAGCCTGCTTGCGAAAGCAGGGCTATCCTGTTGAGCGTCGGGCCGACGACTTACGTGTCCGTACGTATCACGTCCCGTACCTGCTCACAACCAATGACATCTTTCTGCGATTACAACAGGCAGGATGGACGATTCATGACAGCCGGCATGTGAAACGAACCTTCAACTTAAACCGTGCCGACAATGTACAGGGTATCGTCACAAGTCCAAACGGAGCGGCACATGTCGTCTACACGTTCTTGCACGGCATATCTGCCAAAAACCTGGCCAAAACGGCACGAGAAATGGAAATGCACCGTACCGACGAACGCACCCAAGCCGGCGAACGTTATTTCGAGAACTATGCTCTATTCGCTAAAGGACAGGATAGCTTTATTCGGGTGATTGACCGTCTCATGGACAGCCGGGCTATGCTGCAGTGCAACAGCTTGAAAGTATTCCCACTGGGATTCGGCAAAAGCTATGTACCATTATTCGCAGATGACCAGGCTAGCTTGCATCAGTATGTAGAGCAAAATGAGAACCTGACATTTAAACCAGCAGTAAAGGAAAGCAATCACCCTAAAGGCTTTCATCATATGGTCCAGCACAACGGAGAGGAAAAATATTTCATCAACTTACTGGACACCGATATTGTGAAAATCAACCATGTATTAGCCTATCGTAAAGACCGTTATATGCGTAATGGACGAAAGGTGCTGATACTGACACACGCGGGCTTGCGCCCCATACATGAACGGTTGCTCAAACACATTCACCATGTGGAGTTTTTACCGATTGATCAGGATTTTCTAAATAAATGA
- a CDS encoding S1 RNA-binding domain-containing protein, translating to MTDEFNDNVMIEGFDPSKMVEQEQDHTLENWKEIYAAYQNSKILYAPIAGIEKIGQPGEEKHPCAVVRVGSIRGLIPLEYTGAQNLRQLRSMTGQNVAFMVLNYDQDNELFTASRTQAREKLAAITLRKLQVGDVTPAVIRHVDEGYLLTDIGGIHVVIPIDDIRYGWIDNLHDEFQEGQAIKVKVMAIDEEQQHVDVSAKALLQNPWPDCVKRYQKNGEYVGTVSGVREYGVFVRLEPGVDSLSSHLKFQNVQKDDQVLVRVDNVDVEKEQIRTRITYVL from the coding sequence ATGACAGACGAATTTAACGACAACGTGATGATTGAGGGATTTGATCCATCGAAAATGGTAGAACAGGAACAGGATCATACGCTGGAGAACTGGAAAGAGATCTACGCGGCCTATCAAAACAGCAAAATCTTGTATGCACCTATTGCCGGAATTGAAAAAATCGGACAACCAGGGGAAGAAAAACACCCGTGTGCCGTCGTAAGGGTGGGATCCATTCGCGGTTTAATTCCACTGGAGTATACAGGCGCGCAGAATCTGCGCCAATTGCGCTCCATGACAGGACAAAACGTTGCTTTTATGGTGTTGAATTACGATCAGGACAATGAACTGTTTACAGCGTCACGTACGCAGGCACGGGAGAAACTTGCGGCCATTACCCTTCGGAAACTGCAAGTAGGGGATGTGACACCGGCGGTCATCCGTCATGTAGATGAAGGATATCTTTTAACAGATATCGGTGGTATTCATGTGGTTATCCCGATTGATGACATTCGCTATGGCTGGATTGATAATTTACATGACGAATTTCAGGAAGGTCAGGCCATCAAAGTTAAGGTAATGGCCATCGACGAAGAACAACAGCACGTAGACGTTAGCGCCAAAGCTCTGTTGCAGAACCCGTGGCCGGACTGTGTGAAACGCTATCAGAAAAATGGGGAGTATGTTGGTACCGTTTCCGGTGTACGGGAATACGGTGTCTTTGTTCGTTTGGAGCCGGGTGTTGATTCTCTGTCCAGCCATTTGAAGTTTCAAAATGTCCAGAAGGATGATCAGGTGCTGGTGCGAGTGGATAACGTTGATGTGGAAAAAGAACAAATTCGCACACGTATCACGTATGTATTGTAA
- a CDS encoding TcpD family membrane protein, whose product MSFQPLFNWFTEEIQYVLFFIIIVLLMVAVFKRAWLFAVGVLIAGSIIGIFVLNPDLILRLSEWFSKKLKIGP is encoded by the coding sequence ATGAGTTTCCAACCTTTGTTTAATTGGTTTACCGAAGAAATACAGTATGTGCTGTTTTTTATCATCATTGTTTTGTTAATGGTGGCTGTTTTTAAGCGTGCATGGTTGTTCGCAGTAGGCGTTCTCATAGCCGGTTCCATTATTGGCATCTTTGTGCTGAACCCGGACCTTATTTTGAGGTTATCTGAATGGTTTAGCAAAAAACTTAAAATTGGACCTTAA
- a CDS encoding ATP-binding protein codes for MLTNILEFPIRHIENNLVFAHDNTVWAYYRIEGFSYDFLDFDDKVKPFQQQLSYLSNNGHDLHFVIDPTPKNISGVVNQTLEEMQRLDYSLKENGKHFMEQVNQHLNKQRSQNESGEYIHYLGVQLDPSKNRYVSPNTGNTLIYQFKNFLEGLRSPVYRAVGLNPYDIPLEVIEAYQKQAEGLITNMANGFSSMVKSATTGELIYLAEKTYSVSPTNQDVSYRQAFASGDKVKGVDSNNIHHEAVRPKENAFVDLQNANIDEIGPKTLLLSKIRNNDIEELYTQYLVCNDMNDVSSHPGFEWLYHVQSRMPFPVTISIRAHHQPNRLVQKKLSNARLEYKDQRKEAAKGQDSIDQSVVESEQGAVQMENYFKQTGQPGYNCSFVFKVIARDKRTLQTRVEQLTDELSRFGVSIVSPYGEQLNLLMETIPGSKQFNNDLPMYVSPTVLAGMMFGATTNIGDNRGFYIGYTRQFQKPVFIKPDLAAKAYENVNNVFDSISVMVAGMTGKGKSLFMNLFIYLAAMTGSQGLIIDPKGDRKNWSKGLPYIPEEYISVWQMGKDAKDAGSLDPFRTSTDLEEGKDICMDILTHLTNVDIEDDAYTILSEAIEHVAKQEDPCIGAVITYLQNIYNQANLNPSRFNAVDKLKGMLETLRRNQLAKLLFGEVGQQYKVLHPDVPIQVLMVQNLNLPSKTTKKMRPQHKISEAIMISLTAFTKQYMFNQDRMRHKFILQDEASSIEQSAVGSELMDFIVRMGRFYNTTLIKGSQNASDHGQDVANMGMKFSFGLRKTEEAQEMLNYLNLPQTQENIDVLKNLGRGDALFQDIFGRSAVIHINPVFRDLLDAFDSSTATEEEKQRELMQTS; via the coding sequence ATGCTAACAAATATATTAGAATTTCCCATTAGGCATATTGAAAATAATCTGGTTTTTGCACACGATAATACCGTATGGGCCTATTATCGGATTGAAGGATTCAGTTACGATTTTTTGGATTTTGATGATAAAGTAAAACCTTTTCAGCAACAGTTAAGTTATTTATCGAATAATGGGCATGACCTGCACTTTGTCATTGACCCGACACCTAAAAATATTAGTGGTGTGGTGAATCAAACCTTAGAAGAAATGCAGCGATTGGATTATTCATTGAAAGAGAATGGAAAGCATTTTATGGAACAAGTCAATCAGCATTTAAACAAACAACGTTCTCAGAATGAGTCAGGTGAATACATCCATTACCTGGGTGTTCAATTAGACCCTTCCAAAAATAGATATGTATCGCCAAATACGGGAAACACACTAATTTATCAGTTTAAGAACTTTTTAGAGGGTCTGCGTTCACCAGTCTATCGGGCAGTCGGGTTAAATCCTTATGATATTCCTTTGGAAGTGATAGAGGCGTATCAGAAACAGGCAGAAGGTTTAATAACAAATATGGCTAACGGTTTTTCATCTATGGTAAAATCAGCCACAACAGGAGAACTTATTTATTTGGCAGAGAAAACCTATTCTGTTTCTCCTACGAATCAGGATGTGTCATATCGACAAGCGTTTGCATCGGGTGATAAAGTTAAGGGTGTAGATTCCAATAATATCCATCATGAAGCTGTCCGTCCAAAAGAAAATGCGTTTGTTGATCTGCAAAATGCGAATATTGATGAGATTGGCCCTAAAACATTGCTGCTAAGTAAAATACGAAATAATGACATTGAGGAGCTGTATACGCAGTATTTAGTCTGTAATGATATGAATGACGTCAGTAGTCACCCTGGCTTTGAATGGCTTTACCATGTGCAGTCTCGAATGCCTTTTCCGGTTACTATTTCCATACGGGCACATCATCAGCCCAATCGGTTAGTGCAAAAGAAATTGAGTAATGCACGATTAGAATACAAAGATCAAAGAAAAGAAGCTGCCAAAGGGCAAGACAGCATCGATCAAAGTGTCGTTGAATCGGAACAGGGTGCTGTGCAAATGGAAAACTACTTTAAGCAGACAGGGCAGCCGGGATATAATTGTTCCTTTGTATTTAAAGTCATTGCCAGAGACAAACGGACATTGCAAACACGGGTTGAGCAATTAACCGACGAATTATCCCGATTTGGGGTGAGTATTGTTTCGCCATATGGTGAACAACTTAATTTACTAATGGAAACCATACCGGGATCGAAACAATTTAATAACGATCTTCCTATGTACGTATCTCCAACGGTTTTGGCAGGTATGATGTTTGGTGCTACAACGAATATCGGGGATAACCGTGGCTTCTACATCGGCTATACACGTCAATTTCAAAAGCCTGTTTTTATTAAACCGGACCTTGCGGCCAAAGCGTATGAAAATGTCAATAATGTGTTTGACTCGATTTCGGTCATGGTAGCTGGGATGACCGGTAAAGGAAAGTCCTTGTTTATGAATCTATTTATTTATTTGGCTGCCATGACTGGTTCTCAGGGGTTAATTATTGATCCAAAGGGTGACCGTAAAAATTGGTCAAAAGGACTTCCTTATATTCCTGAAGAGTATATTTCTGTCTGGCAAATGGGAAAAGACGCAAAGGATGCTGGTTCGTTGGATCCTTTCCGAACAAGTACTGATTTGGAAGAAGGTAAAGATATCTGCATGGATATTTTGACACATCTTACAAATGTGGATATTGAAGATGATGCCTACACCATTTTAAGTGAAGCAATAGAACATGTAGCGAAACAGGAGGACCCTTGCATAGGGGCGGTCATAACGTATTTGCAAAATATTTATAACCAAGCAAACCTGAATCCTTCCCGTTTTAACGCTGTTGATAAATTAAAAGGCATGTTAGAAACATTGCGTCGTAATCAGCTTGCTAAGTTACTTTTTGGGGAAGTGGGACAGCAATATAAAGTACTGCATCCTGATGTCCCCATTCAAGTACTAATGGTACAGAATCTCAATTTGCCAAGTAAAACAACGAAAAAAATGCGGCCTCAACATAAAATATCTGAGGCAATTATGATTTCGCTTACAGCTTTCACGAAACAGTACATGTTTAATCAAGACCGTATGAGACATAAGTTTATTTTACAGGATGAAGCTAGCTCCATTGAACAAAGTGCTGTCGGCTCCGAGCTGATGGATTTCATTGTGCGTATGGGACGCTTCTATAATACAACGCTTATAAAAGGTTCACAAAATGCCTCGGATCACGGACAGGACGTGGCAAACATGGGCATGAAATTCAGTTTTGGGTTACGGAAAACAGAAGAAGCCCAGGAGATGTTAAATTATCTAAACCTGCCACAGACGCAGGAAAATATTGATGTACTAAAAAACCTTGGACGTGGTGATGCCCTGTTTCAGGATATCTTTGGACGTTCAGCGGTTATTCATATTAATCCGGTGTTCCGAGATTTATTAGATGCGTTTGATTCATCTACCGCAACGGAGGAAGAAAAACAAAGAGAGTTGATGCAAACGTCTTAA
- a CDS encoding type IV secretory system conjugative DNA transfer family protein: MHNPKASRLLMLTMTLWLVMALGSLAYQYWQWEQMVSKAFMMRLAIVFFGMAGIYANIMYIRAEKAYRQKRGNQRITENPEKGYKTYKKHFKQSKRKNSDELVTVLGHSIEQDNLPIVWKGKDMFTHMLVVGATRSGKTASVLEPMIYQLLLQKKQGKNLGLSVVEPKGEFAEKVKDFCDEMAIPYIYVDPTSPHTQKFNPMEGNVEDVVEGTVIVLRGLFGKQDAFFANVQELAARNVTRLLKELKGDDTDLMEVLETLRDFTLLQQRTNELRMQQGETDLIHSIDNELLGSMAEKYRQFVIGLRAQLENITSNELLKNIMTGKSDVDVDAHFANDGVLIVNTALGTLKKAGDAFGQFLIMHLQNGTFRRPGTEDTRSPHFMFIDEYKRYINPQVEIFLSLAASYKVSGILASQSLGQWKWKQATSAPVP; this comes from the coding sequence ATGCACAATCCAAAAGCAAGCCGGTTACTGATGCTTACCATGACATTATGGCTTGTCATGGCTTTAGGAAGTCTGGCTTATCAGTATTGGCAATGGGAGCAGATGGTTTCCAAAGCCTTTATGATGCGATTGGCCATCGTCTTTTTTGGAATGGCAGGCATATACGCCAATATCATGTATATACGGGCCGAAAAGGCTTACCGGCAAAAGCGTGGCAATCAACGTATTACCGAAAACCCCGAGAAAGGCTATAAAACCTATAAAAAACACTTTAAGCAGTCCAAGCGTAAAAACAGCGATGAACTGGTGACGGTATTGGGACACTCCATTGAACAGGATAACCTGCCAATCGTATGGAAAGGCAAAGACATGTTCACGCACATGCTGGTGGTTGGTGCAACACGTTCCGGTAAAACGGCCTCTGTCCTGGAGCCGATGATTTATCAATTATTACTGCAAAAGAAACAAGGAAAAAATCTAGGTTTATCCGTGGTGGAACCCAAAGGCGAATTTGCGGAAAAAGTAAAGGATTTCTGCGATGAAATGGCTATCCCCTATATTTATGTTGATCCCACCAGTCCTCATACGCAGAAATTTAATCCCATGGAAGGGAATGTGGAGGATGTGGTGGAAGGAACGGTTATTGTATTACGGGGGTTGTTCGGCAAACAGGATGCTTTCTTTGCCAACGTGCAGGAACTGGCCGCACGTAACGTAACACGCTTATTAAAAGAATTGAAGGGGGATGATACCGACTTAATGGAAGTACTGGAGACATTAAGGGACTTTACCTTATTACAACAGCGAACCAATGAACTGCGTATGCAACAAGGGGAAACCGATTTAATACACTCCATTGACAATGAGCTGTTAGGCAGTATGGCAGAAAAGTACAGGCAGTTTGTTATTGGGCTGCGGGCACAATTGGAAAACATCACGAGTAATGAGTTGCTTAAAAACATCATGACAGGTAAGAGCGACGTGGATGTGGACGCACACTTTGCTAATGATGGGGTGCTCATTGTCAATACAGCACTGGGTACACTCAAAAAAGCAGGTGATGCGTTTGGACAATTTCTCATTATGCATTTGCAAAACGGCACATTCCGCCGTCCAGGAACGGAAGACACCCGTAGTCCGCATTTCATGTTCATTGATGAGTATAAACGCTATATCAATCCGCAAGTGGAGATTTTTCTGTCGCTTGCAGCGTCCTATAAGGTTTCAGGCATTCTTGCCTCCCAGTCATTGGGCCAATGGAAGTGGAAGCAGGCGACATCAGCCCCCGTGCCATGA
- a CDS encoding peptidoglycan DD-metalloendopeptidase family protein has protein sequence MRGILKLSIGLVVVLIMLFCIVLFVGVLFLGVFFGDIGFEEKHDQNAGTPSKIAEKEIPEQFIPMYKKAGEKYDVPWLLLAAIHRVETVFSSVDMVSPVGAEGHLQFMPCSWLGWDYPFCKGLGDAEIPKDIRTDPEQIDKYGGFGVDANGNGVASPWEEKDAIFAAANHLEPYIGKSGNLQKAIRAYNHADWYVEDVMHFYNLYNAGFVSKEEANVELKGDKAWIAPDTKNLTSSYGYRIIEGERSFHAGIDIADGQDRGKPITAFAEGKVVYSQFNNGGFGNLVIIQHGNGLQTYYAHMMKTGVSAGTKVRAGQIIGQIGTTGNSTGAHLHFEVHQKKDDGTYKTVDPMPYVNTFLENE, from the coding sequence ATGAGAGGAATTCTTAAACTAAGTATTGGCCTTGTTGTTGTCTTAATCATGCTCTTTTGTATTGTTTTGTTTGTGGGGGTATTATTTTTAGGCGTCTTTTTTGGTGATATAGGTTTTGAAGAGAAACATGACCAGAATGCAGGGACACCTTCAAAAATAGCTGAAAAAGAAATACCGGAACAGTTTATCCCTATGTATAAGAAAGCAGGGGAGAAATACGATGTGCCATGGTTGCTACTTGCGGCCATCCATCGTGTCGAAACCGTATTTTCCTCCGTTGATATGGTATCACCAGTCGGAGCGGAAGGGCATCTCCAATTCATGCCATGTAGTTGGTTGGGTTGGGACTATCCTTTTTGTAAAGGGTTAGGTGACGCAGAAATTCCTAAAGATATCAGAACAGATCCGGAACAGATTGATAAATACGGAGGATTTGGTGTAGATGCCAATGGTAATGGGGTGGCAAGTCCATGGGAAGAAAAAGACGCTATTTTTGCAGCAGCCAATCATTTGGAACCTTATATAGGGAAATCCGGTAATCTACAAAAAGCTATACGTGCTTATAATCATGCTGATTGGTATGTAGAGGATGTCATGCATTTTTATAATCTTTATAATGCTGGCTTTGTATCTAAAGAGGAAGCAAACGTGGAACTGAAGGGTGATAAGGCATGGATAGCTCCGGATACGAAAAACCTAACATCATCCTATGGGTATCGTATCATAGAGGGAGAAAGAAGTTTCCATGCAGGTATTGATATTGCGGATGGGCAAGATCGCGGTAAACCTATCACGGCTTTTGCTGAAGGGAAAGTTGTCTATTCGCAGTTTAACAACGGTGGCTTTGGTAATTTAGTCATCATTCAACATGGCAATGGGTTGCAAACATATTATGCGCACATGATGAAAACGGGTGTCTCAGCAGGAACAAAAGTAAGAGCAGGACAAATTATTGGACAAATTGGTACAACCGGGAATTCAACAGGTGCCCATCTTCATTTTGAAGTGCATCAGAAAAAGGACGATGGCACATATAAGACGGTGGATCCCATGCCATATGTAAACACGTTTTTAGAGAATGAATGA